The following are from one region of the Deltaproteobacteria bacterium genome:
- a CDS encoding polyisoprenoid-binding protein, with product MMVVFYFIGAITAPLEVFAADYDIDAEHTHIMFQIKHMGISNVKGSFDRFQGTFSFDPENIKAAKASANISTESINTGVKKRDDHLRSDEFFGAAKHPSITFVSKEISEIDGNSFKVSGDLSIAGITKQITLDAEFGGIAKDPWGNERAAFSASTKINRHDFGITWNKVLETGGLVVGDDVKISIEVEGIRKQEKAGEKSAQK from the coding sequence ATGATGGTAGTTTTTTATTTTATAGGCGCAATTACTGCACCTCTTGAGGTTTTTGCTGCCGATTACGACATTGACGCTGAACATACGCATATCATGTTTCAGATTAAACACATGGGCATAAGTAACGTTAAGGGTAGTTTTGACAGGTTTCAGGGAACTTTTTCGTTTGATCCCGAAAACATCAAGGCCGCCAAAGCTTCAGCTAACATTTCCACGGAGAGCATTAACACTGGGGTAAAAAAGCGCGACGATCATCTTCGCTCCGATGAGTTTTTTGGTGCGGCAAAGCATCCAAGCATAACTTTTGTATCAAAGGAGATAAGCGAGATTGATGGGAACTCTTTTAAAGTAAGTGGAGATCTAAGCATCGCTGGTATTACTAAGCAAATTACTTTAGATGCCGAGTTTGGCGGGATAGCTAAAGATCCATGGGGGAATGAGCGTGCAGCTTTTAGCGCCAGCACTAAAATTAATCGCCACGATTTTGGCATTACCTGGAATAAAGTTTTAGAGACCGGCGGTCTTGTCGTTGGTGATGACGTAAAGATTTCCATAGAAGTAGAAGGCATTCGCAAACAGGAAAAGGCTGGGGAGAAATCTGCTCAAAAGTAG
- a CDS encoding response regulator produces MKNATDTTVLIVDDIGEMRMILRTILRHMGVRNILEAVDGLKAMEILGNLAMSQKLDLIIADWNMPNMSGLDLLKEVRKSAALKYIPFLMVTSENELENVLSAKDAGVTDYVVKPFNTRLLEAKLRDNLNFQENS; encoded by the coding sequence ATGAAAAATGCCACTGATACAACCGTTCTCATAGTAGATGATATTGGCGAGATGCGTATGATTCTTCGCACAATATTAAGGCATATGGGGGTAAGAAACATTTTAGAGGCTGTCGACGGACTAAAGGCTATGGAGATTTTAGGGAATCTGGCCATGTCGCAAAAACTCGATCTAATTATCGCCGATTGGAACATGCCAAATATGTCTGGCTTGGATTTGTTAAAAGAAGTTCGGAAGAGTGCAGCTCTTAAGTACATACCGTTTTTAATGGTTACGTCAGAAAATGAATTAGAAAATGTTTTAAGTGCTAAGGACGCAGGTGTCACGGACTATGTCGTTAAGCCATTTAATACTCGTCTCCTAGAGGCTAAGTTAAGAGATAACCTAAATTTTCAGGAAAATTCATGA
- a CDS encoding response regulator, with the protein MDTPNSKILLVEDQDDMRMITSMMLRNMGFRRVVEAVDGKDALDALAQIESTDQLVLIIADWNMPKMNGFDLLVAVRSKESYKTVPFLMITAQNDREKIVSAIEAGVTDYIVKPFSAKVLEEKINRALGIKR; encoded by the coding sequence ATGGATACACCCAATAGTAAAATACTGCTAGTCGAAGATCAGGATGATATGCGAATGATTACTTCGATGATGCTTAGAAACATGGGCTTTCGCAGAGTTGTTGAGGCTGTAGACGGCAAAGATGCACTGGATGCTTTGGCCCAAATCGAGTCTACAGATCAGCTCGTCTTGATTATTGCTGACTGGAATATGCCGAAGATGAACGGTTTTGATTTACTTGTAGCCGTGAGATCCAAGGAGAGTTATAAGACAGTTCCCTTTTTGATGATTACTGCACAAAACGATAGAGAGAAAATAGTTAGTGCAATTGAAGCCGGAGTGACTGACTACATAGTGAAACCTTTTAGCGCAAAAGTGCTCGAGGAAAAGATCAATCGCGCCTTGGGAATTAAGCGATGA
- a CDS encoding MFS transporter: MNSRSLTYSSFYLLFFSFQGLITGFFPLYCRNIGLLPFQIALVSASESLANLLGPLLLTSYLYQKPHTRKVLLQCSVAACFLFFLLYCFKSFFAVLVIWFLCLFVHKSILGVVDADAIRDDVGATIEYGRVRLWGSVGFMITVFVLGWQRDEFGISSTLLSGLFILGLLCAASTLVPEVSFEKEKKRAHTFKTFFASIYSKSLILFLLASMFSWAAGGLFVTYFSLRLEQLGCNGKLISLAWIVGVVAEVVIFVYFTAIEKYFSLVTVLRWSILLTVLRWVLVATSSSVWVIILSQTFHAFSFGSLHLSSMKLMHSMLPSEHRYRGQALLIAVSGGIGTLLGRLVGGLGAYVLGEKSDLSQLFWLSVALSAIAAYFAYKLKPSEETA; this comes from the coding sequence ATGAACTCGCGTTCCCTTACGTATTCTTCTTTTTACTTACTGTTCTTTAGTTTTCAAGGCTTAATAACGGGATTCTTTCCGCTATATTGTAGAAATATCGGATTGCTCCCTTTTCAAATTGCACTCGTGTCTGCTTCGGAGAGTTTAGCCAATCTCTTGGGACCTCTGCTGCTTACGTCCTATCTTTACCAAAAGCCACATACTAGAAAGGTGTTGCTACAATGTAGTGTGGCAGCATGTTTTCTGTTCTTTCTATTATATTGCTTTAAATCCTTTTTTGCAGTGTTGGTTATTTGGTTTTTGTGCCTCTTTGTTCATAAATCCATCTTAGGGGTAGTAGATGCTGATGCTATTCGGGATGATGTGGGCGCAACCATTGAATATGGTCGGGTAAGGTTATGGGGTTCGGTGGGTTTTATGATTACCGTTTTCGTCCTGGGATGGCAACGGGATGAGTTTGGAATTAGCAGCACGTTACTTAGTGGTTTGTTTATCCTTGGGTTATTATGCGCTGCAAGCACCTTGGTGCCGGAGGTAAGTTTTGAGAAGGAAAAAAAACGAGCCCACACTTTTAAAACGTTTTTTGCAAGCATTTATAGCAAGAGTTTGATTCTGTTTCTCTTGGCATCCATGTTTTCCTGGGCGGCTGGTGGTTTATTTGTAACATATTTTTCTTTGCGCCTTGAGCAACTGGGCTGTAACGGCAAATTAATATCCCTTGCCTGGATCGTAGGGGTTGTAGCAGAAGTCGTGATTTTTGTTTATTTTACTGCCATTGAAAAATATTTTTCTTTGGTAACGGTGCTTCGCTGGAGCATTTTATTAACGGTATTGCGATGGGTGCTCGTCGCGACTAGTTCTAGCGTCTGGGTTATAATACTGTCGCAAACATTTCATGCTTTTAGTTTTGGAAGTTTGCATCTTTCGTCAATGAAGCTCATGCATAGCATGTTGCCCTCTGAACACAGATACAGGGGACAAGCACTTCTCATCGCAGTTAGTGGTGGCATTGGAACACTATTAGGGCGCCTAGTTGGAGGGCTTGGCGCCTATGTTTTGGGAGAGAAGTCCGACTTAAGTCAGCTTTTTTGGTTGTCCGTAGCGCTTTCCGCAATTGCAGCCTACTTTGCCTATAAGCTAAAGCCGTCCGAGGAGACTGCCTAG